The following are encoded together in the Ranitomeya imitator isolate aRanImi1 chromosome 4, aRanImi1.pri, whole genome shotgun sequence genome:
- the NKX2-5 gene encoding homeobox protein Nkx-2.5, producing MMFASPMTSTPFSVKDILNLEQHQSGLSAMDISPRLDSSSCMLSSFKQESYPGTPCLPELTEELSQRDNNKGSSPFPGSFFVKNYMEMDSSKEHKEDKKDLCSLQKNLESDKRELEDPDRPRQRKRRKPRVLFSQAQVYELERRFKQQKYLSAPERDHLANVLKLTSTQVKIWFQNRRYKCKRQRQDQTLEMVGLPPPRRIAVPVLVRDGKPCLGESSPYNSPYNVSINPYSYNTYPPYSNYSNPACSGSYNCSYSSMPSMQSTSAGNNFMNFSVGDLNTVQTPIQQASSVSALHGIRAW from the exons ATGATGTTTGCCAGCCCCATGACTTCTACTCCATTTTCTGTCAAAGACATTCTGAATCTAGAGCAGCATCAGAGTGGCCTCTCTGCCATGGACATCTCCCCCAGGCTGGACTCTTCTTCATGTATGCTCTCCAGCTTCAAACAAGAGTCCTATCCAGGGACCCCCTGCCTTCCTGAGCTAACCGAGGAGCTGTCCCAGAGGGACAACAATAAGGGCTCCTCTCCTTTCCCTGGATCCTTCTTTGTTAAAAACTACATGGAGATGGACTCTTCTAAGGAGCACAAAGAAGACAAGAAAG atctCTGCTCTCTGCAGAAAAATTTGGAAAGTGATAAACGGGAATTAGAGGACCCAGACAGACCAAGGCAAAGGAAAAGGAGAAAGCCCAGGGTACTGTTCTCACAAGCCCAAGTCTATGAACTGGAAAGAAGATTCAAGCAGCAGAAATACCTGTCAGCCCCCGAGAGAGACCATTTGGCCAATGTTTTGAAGCTCACATCCACACAGGTGAAAATATGGTTCCAGAACAGAAGGTACAAATGCAAAAGACAAAGACAGGATCAGACTCTGGAAATGGTGGGCCTTCCACCGCCCAGGAGGATAGCAGTACCAGTTCTGGTGAGAGATGGCAAACCTTGTTTGGGAGAGTCCTCTCCCTACAACTCCCCGTATAATGTCAGTATTAACCCTTACAGTTACAACACTTATCCTCCCTACTCCAACTACAGTAACCCGGCGTGCAGTGGCAGTTACAACTGCAGTTACTCCTCCATGCCAAGCATGCAGTCAACCTCAGCTGGTAACAACTTCATGAATTTTAGCGTGGGGGACTTAAACACAGTGCAGACACCCATCCAACAAGCAAGCAGTGTATCTGCACTCCATGGCATCCGGGCATGGTAG